In one Micromonospora polyrhachis genomic region, the following are encoded:
- a CDS encoding GuaB3 family IMP dehydrogenase-related protein: MRDVVEIGLGKTAQRGYHLDDVAIVPSRRTRDVDDVSTAWQLDAYPFGIPCVGHPSDATMSPASAVRLGQLGGLGVLNVEGLWTRYEDPTKILEELAALPEEAPATRRLQEVYAEPIRPELITERVRQLREGGGTVAVRVSPQHTLALAPVILDAGVDILVIQGTIVSAEHVSTTDEPLNLKEFIADLDLPVIAGGCTDYKTALHLMRTGAAGVIVGLGGDEWSTTESVLGIRVPMATAIADAAAARRDYLDETGGRYVHLIADGDLRTSGDIAKALGCGADAVMLGEPLSLCEEAPAGGAWWHPAASHPKLPRGAFGTADQPLGSMEKLLYGPADEPDGQLNLFGGLRRAMAKCGYRDLKEFQKVGLVLDR; encoded by the coding sequence ATGCGTGACGTGGTAGAGATCGGGCTGGGGAAGACCGCGCAACGCGGCTACCACCTGGACGATGTCGCGATCGTGCCGAGCCGCCGGACCCGGGACGTGGACGACGTCTCCACGGCCTGGCAGCTCGACGCGTACCCGTTCGGAATCCCCTGCGTCGGGCATCCCTCCGACGCGACGATGAGCCCGGCCTCGGCCGTACGGCTGGGCCAGCTCGGCGGGCTCGGGGTGCTCAACGTCGAGGGTCTCTGGACCCGCTACGAGGACCCGACCAAGATCCTGGAGGAGCTGGCGGCCCTGCCCGAGGAGGCCCCGGCCACCCGTCGGTTGCAGGAGGTGTACGCCGAGCCGATCCGGCCCGAGCTGATCACCGAGCGGGTACGTCAGCTTCGCGAGGGCGGCGGCACGGTCGCCGTACGGGTCTCCCCGCAGCACACCCTCGCGCTCGCCCCGGTGATCCTCGACGCCGGGGTCGACATCCTGGTGATCCAGGGCACGATCGTCTCCGCCGAGCACGTCTCCACCACCGACGAGCCGCTCAACCTCAAGGAGTTCATCGCCGACCTGGACCTGCCGGTCATCGCCGGTGGGTGTACCGACTACAAGACGGCGCTGCACCTGATGCGGACCGGTGCGGCCGGCGTGATCGTCGGCCTGGGCGGCGACGAGTGGTCCACCACCGAGTCGGTACTCGGCATCCGGGTGCCGATGGCCACCGCCATTGCCGACGCGGCGGCGGCCCGGCGTGACTATCTCGACGAGACCGGTGGCCGCTACGTGCACCTGATCGCCGACGGCGACCTGCGTACCTCCGGCGACATCGCCAAGGCGCTGGGCTGTGGTGCCGACGCGGTGATGCTCGGCGAGCCGCTGTCGCTCTGCGAGGAGGCCCCGGCGGGCGGTGCCTGGTGGCACCCGGCCGCTAGCCACCCGAAGCTGCCCCGGGGTGCCTTCGGCACCGCCGACCAGCCGCTCGGGTCGATGGAGAAGCTGCTCTACGGCCCGGCCGACGAGCCGGACGGCCAGCTCAACCTCTTCGGCGGGCTGCGCCGGGCGATGGCCAAGTGTGGCTACCGCGACCTGAAGGAGTTCCAGAAGGTGGGGCTCGTCCTTGACCGCTGA
- the guaB gene encoding IMP dehydrogenase codes for MDNLPTNDLPAGLVDTDAYAADLAAAQPLTVPLGLTFDDVLLQPGESDIVPSKVNTITRLTRNVTLSLPLLSSAMDTVTEARMAIAMARQGGIGVLHRNLSVEDQAMQVDLVKRSESGMITNPVTCNPDDTLREVDALCGRYRISGVPVVDADGALVGIVTNRDMRFVSDGDTPVREIMTRMPLITAREGVSKAEALTLLRQHKVEKLPLVDAAGRLRGLITVKDFTKSEQFPDATKDAAGRLRVAAAIGVGDDAYKRARTLIDAGVDVLIVDTAHGHQRAVLDMVRTLKKDATIDIVGGNIATYAGAKALVDAGADGVKVGVGPGAICTTRVVAGVGVPQITAIMEAARACRPAGVPVIADGGIQYSGDIAKAMVAGADSVMLGSLLAGCEESPGELIFINGKQFKAYRGMGSLGAMQSRGQARSYSKDRYFQQDVTSDEKLVPEGVEGQVPYRGPLSRVAHQLVGGLRLAMGYAGAESIPELHRRGQLIRITAAGLKESHPHDIQMTVEAPNYHTR; via the coding sequence GTGGACAATCTGCCGACCAACGATCTTCCGGCGGGTCTGGTCGACACCGATGCGTACGCCGCCGACCTGGCTGCGGCGCAACCCCTGACGGTGCCGCTCGGCCTGACCTTCGACGACGTGCTGTTGCAGCCGGGCGAGTCGGACATCGTGCCGAGCAAGGTCAACACGATCACCCGACTGACCCGCAACGTCACGCTCAGCCTTCCGCTGCTCTCCAGCGCCATGGACACGGTGACCGAGGCCCGGATGGCGATCGCGATGGCCCGTCAGGGCGGCATCGGTGTGCTGCACCGCAACCTCTCGGTCGAGGACCAGGCGATGCAGGTCGACCTGGTGAAGCGTTCCGAGTCCGGGATGATCACCAACCCGGTTACCTGCAACCCGGACGACACCCTGCGTGAGGTGGACGCGCTCTGCGGTCGATACCGCATCTCCGGAGTGCCGGTGGTCGACGCCGACGGGGCCCTGGTGGGCATCGTCACCAACCGGGACATGCGCTTCGTCTCCGACGGCGACACCCCGGTCCGGGAGATCATGACCCGGATGCCGCTGATCACCGCGCGGGAGGGGGTCTCCAAGGCGGAGGCGCTCACCCTGCTGCGTCAGCACAAGGTCGAGAAGCTGCCCCTGGTCGACGCCGCCGGTCGGCTCCGGGGCCTGATCACCGTCAAGGACTTCACCAAGAGCGAGCAGTTCCCCGACGCCACCAAGGACGCCGCCGGCCGACTGCGCGTCGCCGCCGCGATCGGCGTGGGTGACGACGCCTACAAGCGGGCCCGCACGCTGATCGACGCCGGAGTGGACGTGCTGATCGTCGACACCGCCCACGGTCACCAACGCGCGGTGCTCGACATGGTCCGCACCCTGAAGAAGGACGCCACGATCGACATCGTGGGCGGCAACATCGCCACCTACGCCGGGGCGAAGGCGCTGGTCGACGCGGGGGCCGACGGCGTCAAGGTCGGTGTCGGACCGGGTGCCATCTGCACCACCCGGGTGGTCGCCGGGGTGGGCGTGCCGCAGATCACCGCGATCATGGAGGCCGCCCGGGCCTGCCGTCCGGCCGGTGTGCCGGTCATCGCCGACGGCGGTATCCAGTACTCGGGCGACATCGCCAAGGCGATGGTGGCCGGTGCCGACTCGGTGATGCTGGGCAGTCTGCTCGCCGGCTGCGAGGAGAGCCCCGGTGAGCTGATCTTCATCAACGGTAAGCAGTTCAAGGCGTACCGGGGGATGGGTTCGCTGGGCGCGATGCAGTCGCGGGGCCAGGCCCGGTCGTACTCCAAGGACCGCTACTTCCAGCAGGACGTGACCAGTGACGAGAAGCTGGTCCCCGAGGGCGTGGAGGGCCAGGTGCCCTACCGGGGCCCGCTGTCCCGGGTGGCCCACCAGCTGGTCGGCGGGTTGCGGCTGGCGATGGGGTACGCCGGCGCGGAGAGCATTCCCGAGCTGCACCGACGCGGTCAGCTCATCCGGATCACGGCGGCCGGGCTCAAGGAGAGCCACCCGCACGACATCCAGATGACCGTCGAGGCACCCAACTACCACACCCGCTGA
- a CDS encoding DUF5319 domain-containing protein, giving the protein MHDEPIDPFNGDPADPSAGLDDAVGDAPLEPLTESERQDVLEDLADLEVYQALLGPSGIRGLVIECEDCREPHYFDWDLLRGNLRHLLNSGRPRVHEPAFDPDPDHYVSWEYARGYADGVHDTLAEGTDDGES; this is encoded by the coding sequence GTGCACGACGAGCCGATCGATCCGTTCAACGGCGACCCCGCCGATCCGTCAGCGGGCTTGGACGACGCCGTCGGCGACGCCCCGCTCGAACCACTGACCGAGAGCGAGCGGCAGGACGTACTGGAGGACCTCGCCGACCTGGAGGTCTACCAGGCGCTGCTGGGTCCATCCGGCATCCGTGGACTGGTGATCGAGTGCGAGGACTGCCGAGAGCCACACTACTTCGACTGGGATCTGCTGCGCGGCAATCTCCGGCATCTGCTCAACTCGGGCCGCCCCCGAGTGCACGAGCCGGCCTTTGATCCGGACCCGGACCACTATGTGAGCTGGGAGTACGCCCGCGGCTACGCCGACGGCGTACACGACACCCTGGCCGAGGGCACCGACGACGGCGAGAGCTGA
- a CDS encoding WhiB family transcriptional regulator: protein MSDVRRLPGPIVDLWEWQRLGACRGRDSAQFFHPDGERGASRNRRETNAKTVCVTCPVRAECAAHALAVREPYGVWGGFSESERLRLLAMGWEDLADRRRSRVDIARLEARLGRPHKATIPVQRQLQERSA from the coding sequence ATGTCGGACGTACGCAGACTGCCCGGACCCATCGTTGACCTGTGGGAGTGGCAGCGGCTCGGTGCCTGTCGGGGCCGGGACAGCGCCCAGTTCTTCCACCCGGACGGCGAGCGGGGCGCCTCCCGCAACCGCCGGGAGACAAACGCGAAGACGGTCTGTGTGACCTGCCCGGTACGCGCCGAGTGCGCCGCGCACGCGCTCGCCGTGCGGGAGCCGTACGGCGTCTGGGGCGGGTTCAGCGAATCGGAACGACTCCGGTTGCTCGCCATGGGCTGGGAGGATCTCGCCGACCGGCGGCGTAGCCGGGTGGACATCGCCCGGCTGGAGGCACGACTGGGCAGGCCCCACAAGGCCACGATCCCGGTGCAACGGCAACTACAGGAGCGATCCGCCTGA
- the groL gene encoding chaperonin GroEL (60 kDa chaperone family; promotes refolding of misfolded polypeptides especially under stressful conditions; forms two stacked rings of heptamers to form a barrel-shaped 14mer; ends can be capped by GroES; misfolded proteins enter the barrel where they are refolded when GroES binds), whose product MAKILSFSDDARHLLEHGVNTLADTVKVTLGPRGRNVVLDKKFGAPTITNDGVTIAKEIELSNPYENLGAQLVKEVATKTNDVAGDGTTTATVLAQAMVREGLRNVTAGANPTSLKRGIDAAAAKVSAALLDKAAKVGKRESIAQVATVSAQDATIGDLIAEAMERVGRDGVITVEEGSTLATELEVTEGLQFDKGFISPHFVTDSEAQEAVLDEPYILITTQKISSIEELLPLLEKVLKTSKPLLIVAEDVEGQALSTLTVNSIRKTIKVCAVKAPGFGDRRKAMLQDMAILTGGELIAPELGYKLDAVTLEMLGSARRVVVDKDNTTVVDGRGQKSEVADRVGQIRKEIEASDSDWDREKLAERLAKLSGGIAVIKAGAATEVEMKERKHRIEDAIAATKAAVEEGTVPGGGAALAQIASVLDDGIGLTGDEKIGVSIVRKALVEPLRWIAQNAGHDGYVVVQKVASSPWGKGLDAATGEYVKLAKAGIVDPVKVTRNAVVNAASIAGLLLTTESLIVEKPEKPVAAAAGGHGHSHGHGHQHGPGF is encoded by the coding sequence ATGGCGAAGATCCTGAGCTTCTCGGACGACGCCCGGCACCTGCTCGAACACGGTGTCAACACGCTCGCCGACACGGTCAAGGTCACCCTCGGCCCGCGCGGGCGCAACGTCGTACTGGACAAGAAGTTCGGCGCCCCCACGATCACCAACGACGGCGTGACCATCGCCAAGGAGATCGAGCTCAGCAACCCGTACGAGAACCTTGGCGCGCAGTTGGTCAAGGAGGTGGCGACGAAGACCAACGACGTCGCCGGCGACGGGACCACCACCGCCACCGTGCTCGCCCAGGCCATGGTCCGCGAGGGCCTGCGCAACGTGACGGCCGGTGCCAACCCGACCAGCCTCAAGCGGGGCATCGACGCGGCGGCCGCGAAGGTCTCCGCGGCGCTGCTCGACAAGGCCGCCAAGGTGGGCAAGCGCGAGTCGATCGCCCAGGTGGCGACGGTATCGGCGCAGGATGCCACCATCGGCGACCTGATCGCCGAGGCGATGGAGCGGGTCGGCCGCGACGGTGTGATCACCGTCGAGGAAGGCTCCACCCTGGCCACCGAGCTGGAGGTCACCGAGGGCCTCCAGTTCGACAAGGGCTTCATCTCGCCGCACTTCGTGACCGACAGCGAGGCCCAGGAGGCGGTGCTCGACGAGCCGTACATCCTGATCACCACGCAGAAGATCTCCTCCATCGAGGAACTGCTGCCGCTGCTGGAGAAGGTGCTCAAGACCAGCAAGCCGCTGCTCATCGTGGCGGAGGACGTCGAGGGTCAGGCGCTGTCCACGTTGACGGTCAACTCGATCCGCAAGACCATCAAGGTCTGCGCGGTGAAGGCCCCCGGCTTCGGTGACCGGCGCAAGGCGATGCTCCAGGACATGGCGATCCTCACCGGCGGTGAGCTGATCGCACCCGAGTTGGGCTACAAGCTCGACGCGGTCACCCTGGAGATGCTCGGCAGCGCCCGGCGCGTCGTGGTCGACAAGGACAACACCACGGTCGTCGACGGCCGGGGTCAGAAGAGCGAGGTGGCCGACCGGGTCGGCCAGATCCGCAAGGAGATCGAGGCTTCGGACTCCGACTGGGACCGGGAGAAGCTGGCCGAGCGGCTGGCGAAGCTCTCCGGTGGCATCGCGGTCATCAAGGCCGGTGCGGCGACCGAGGTCGAGATGAAGGAGCGCAAGCACCGCATCGAGGACGCCATCGCCGCGACCAAGGCCGCGGTCGAGGAGGGTACGGTGCCCGGCGGTGGGGCCGCCCTCGCGCAGATCGCCTCGGTGCTCGACGACGGCATCGGGCTCACCGGTGACGAGAAGATCGGCGTGTCGATCGTCCGCAAGGCACTGGTCGAGCCGTTGCGCTGGATTGCCCAGAACGCCGGGCACGACGGCTACGTGGTGGTGCAGAAGGTAGCCTCCAGCCCCTGGGGCAAGGGCCTCGACGCCGCCACCGGCGAGTACGTCAAGCTGGCCAAGGCCGGCATCGTCGACCCGGTGAAGGTGACCCGTAACGCGGTCGTCAACGCCGCGTCGATCGCCGGACTGCTGCTCACCACAGAGAGCCTGATCGTGGAGAAGCCGGAGAAGCCGGTCGCCGCAGCGGCGGGTGGGCACGGCCACAGCCACGGCCACGGGCACCAGCACGGCCCGGGTTTCTGA
- the groES gene encoding co-chaperone GroES, whose product MPVTTATKVAIKPLEDRILVQANEAETTTASGIVIPDTAKEKPQEGTVLAVGPGRVDDNGNRIPVDVKVGDTVIYSKYGGTEVKYAGEEYLVLSARDVLAVIEK is encoded by the coding sequence ATGCCCGTGACTACCGCGACCAAGGTTGCGATCAAGCCGCTTGAGGACCGGATCCTGGTCCAGGCGAATGAGGCTGAGACGACCACGGCGTCGGGCATCGTGATTCCCGACACCGCGAAGGAGAAGCCGCAGGAGGGCACCGTCCTCGCTGTCGGCCCGGGCCGCGTCGACGACAACGGCAACCGGATCCCGGTTGACGTGAAGGTCGGCGACACGGTCATCTACTCGAAGTACGGCGGCACCGAGGTCAAGTACGCCGGCGAGGAGTACCTGGTGCTCTCCGCCCGCGACGTCCTCGCGGTCATCGAGAAGTAA
- a CDS encoding class I SAM-dependent methyltransferase gives MDLDQLAALRTPDGARALTAAAELAGGDPLTAASALRAAGVPADLAAGALTQAELRRRAAAKFGPMAAGMFFTRAGLEQATRAVVADRRAARLRAAGVTSLADLGCGLGADALAAARAGIRVYGVEADPVTAAMAAANAEAAGVADRFTVECGDATAFEVGRVDAVFCDPARRRAGTGRRIFDPNAYSPPWDFITGLIARVPRTVLKVAPGIEHALIPPGAEAEWVSVDGDLVEAALWCGPLAGSPRRATLLSGKGGPLPSEPGSAAGSEPGSEPSQLTGTGTVDAPVGPVRRYLYDPDPAVVRAHLVAEFAETVHGGLGDPSIAYVYADEPVPTPYARCLEITDVLPFSLKRLRALLRERGVGRVEILKRGSALEPEQLRRDLRLSGAAPATVVLTRVAGAPTVLLGHPVTPAFR, from the coding sequence GTGGACCTCGACCAACTAGCCGCACTGCGTACCCCCGATGGTGCGCGTGCCCTGACCGCGGCGGCCGAACTGGCCGGCGGCGACCCGCTCACCGCCGCCAGCGCCCTGCGCGCGGCCGGCGTCCCCGCCGACCTCGCCGCCGGCGCGCTCACCCAGGCCGAGTTACGCCGCCGGGCGGCCGCCAAGTTCGGCCCGATGGCCGCCGGGATGTTCTTCACCCGAGCCGGCCTGGAGCAGGCCACCCGGGCCGTGGTCGCCGACCGGCGGGCGGCGCGGCTGCGGGCCGCCGGCGTGACGAGCCTCGCCGACCTCGGCTGCGGGCTGGGTGCGGACGCGCTCGCCGCCGCCCGGGCCGGCATCCGCGTGTACGGTGTGGAAGCCGACCCGGTCACCGCCGCGATGGCTGCCGCGAACGCCGAGGCGGCCGGGGTGGCCGACCGATTCACCGTGGAGTGTGGCGACGCCACCGCCTTCGAGGTGGGTCGGGTCGACGCGGTCTTCTGCGATCCGGCCCGGCGGCGGGCCGGCACCGGACGCCGGATATTCGACCCGAACGCGTACTCCCCACCGTGGGACTTCATCACCGGACTCATCGCGCGGGTCCCCCGTACGGTGCTCAAGGTCGCCCCCGGCATCGAGCATGCCCTGATCCCGCCGGGCGCCGAGGCCGAGTGGGTCAGCGTCGACGGTGACCTGGTGGAGGCTGCCCTCTGGTGCGGCCCGCTCGCCGGATCCCCCCGCCGTGCCACCCTGCTGAGCGGTAAGGGCGGTCCCCTGCCCAGCGAGCCGGGCAGCGCGGCGGGCAGCGAGCCGGGCAGCGAACCGAGCCAGCTCACCGGCACCGGCACCGTCGACGCGCCGGTCGGGCCGGTCCGCCGCTACCTGTACGACCCGGACCCGGCGGTGGTCCGCGCCCACCTGGTCGCGGAGTTCGCCGAGACCGTGCATGGTGGGTTGGGCGACCCGAGCATCGCCTATGTCTACGCCGACGAGCCGGTGCCGACCCCGTACGCGCGCTGCCTGGAGATCACCGACGTGCTGCCGTTCTCCCTCAAGCGACTCCGGGCGCTGCTCCGCGAACGCGGTGTCGGCCGGGTGGAGATTCTCAAACGCGGCTCGGCGCTGGAGCCGGAACAGCTACGTCGGGATCTTCGGTTGTCCGGGGCCGCCCCCGCCACCGTCGTGCTGACCCGGGTGGCCGGAGCGCCGACGGTGCTGCTGGGCCACCCCGTCACACCCGCATTTCGGTAG
- the ybaK gene encoding Cys-tRNA(Pro) deacylase, translating to MAGQGTPATALLTKQKVPHSTHPYDVPPDAPHYGAEVAAALGVPPERVFKSLVTEVDGALTVAVVPVTGELDLKALAASVGGKRAVLADRTVAERATGYVRGGISPLGQRKRLPTVVDSSAEGFPAVYVSAGRRGLQLQLAPADLIRLTNAITAPIAIR from the coding sequence ATGGCAGGGCAGGGAACGCCGGCGACGGCGTTGCTGACGAAACAGAAGGTCCCGCACAGCACCCACCCGTACGACGTACCACCTGACGCACCGCACTACGGCGCGGAGGTGGCGGCGGCGCTCGGCGTACCGCCGGAGCGGGTGTTCAAGTCGCTGGTGACCGAGGTGGACGGGGCGCTGACGGTGGCGGTCGTTCCGGTGACCGGTGAGTTGGACCTGAAGGCGCTGGCCGCCTCGGTGGGGGGCAAACGTGCGGTGCTGGCCGACCGTACGGTGGCGGAGCGGGCCACCGGCTATGTCCGGGGCGGGATCAGTCCGCTGGGTCAACGTAAACGGCTGCCGACCGTGGTCGACTCGTCCGCCGAGGGCTTTCCGGCCGTCTACGTCTCGGCCGGTCGGCGCGGGTTGCAACTCCAACTCGCGCCAGCGGACCTGATCCGGCTGACCAACGCGATCACCGCCCCCATCGCCATCCGCTGA
- a CDS encoding Clp protease N-terminal domain-containing protein codes for MPKINVYLPDELAEAVRESGVPVSAICQRALEQAVRRVTAIRETTLGHLDLDDLAARLPHFTARAQAVLRLARERAQAEGVPTVGTEHLLGGILAEGGNVALHVLRAVELEPEQLERDLDQLAVAATPEIAGEQSVAVSGDRPAATSSAASGKPPASRFSGPAANALELTVTEATALGHNYVGCEHLLLGLLTEPDGTAGQMLRARGVEPRLTRRAVAAWLAGYVHLRTQTQQPGTGAAGADPAKAIGAVVRQELQPLIQRIERIEGLVGVVPEQ; via the coding sequence ATGCCAAAGATCAACGTGTATCTACCCGATGAGTTGGCGGAAGCGGTCAGGGAATCCGGCGTGCCGGTCTCGGCGATCTGCCAGCGGGCCCTGGAGCAGGCGGTGCGCCGAGTAACCGCGATCCGGGAGACCACCCTGGGCCACCTGGATCTGGATGACCTGGCCGCGCGGCTGCCACACTTCACGGCTCGGGCCCAAGCCGTACTCCGGCTGGCCCGGGAACGAGCCCAGGCGGAGGGAGTGCCGACCGTCGGGACCGAGCACCTGCTCGGGGGCATCCTGGCCGAGGGTGGCAACGTCGCCCTGCACGTCCTGCGTGCGGTGGAACTCGAACCGGAGCAACTGGAGCGTGACCTCGACCAACTCGCGGTAGCGGCGACGCCGGAGATCGCCGGGGAGCAGTCCGTAGCGGTCAGCGGGGACCGGCCTGCGGCAACCAGTTCGGCAGCCTCCGGGAAGCCGCCCGCGAGCCGGTTCAGCGGGCCGGCAGCCAACGCGTTGGAGTTGACCGTCACCGAGGCCACCGCCCTCGGGCACAACTACGTCGGCTGCGAGCACCTGCTGCTCGGCCTGCTCACCGAGCCCGACGGGACCGCCGGCCAGATGCTGCGCGCTCGGGGCGTGGAGCCCCGACTGACCCGTCGCGCCGTGGCAGCGTGGCTCGCCGGCTACGTCCACCTGCGCACCCAGACACAGCAACCGGGCACCGGGGCGGCCGGGGCGGACCCCGCCAAGGCCATCGGTGCCGTCGTACGTCAGGAACTCCAGCCCCTCATCCAGCGCATCGAACGGATCGAGGGACTCGTCGGTGTGGTGCCAGAGCAGTGA
- a CDS encoding sugar ABC transporter substrate-binding protein, with protein sequence MRKGILTIAAAGLLVTGSLAACGETSDNAGSARTPKIGVILPDSATSARWETADRKYLKEAFEAAGVQYDIQNAQGDKAQFQTIADQMMTSGVTVLMIVNLDSGTGKAVLDKARSQGVATIDYDRLTLGGSASYYVSFDNVAVGKLQGEGLVKCLADKGVKDPVVAELNGSPTDNNATLFKTGYDSVLNLKYEAKEFVKGPDVSVPEWDNTQAGTIFEQMLTQQRGKIDGVLAANDGLGNAVISVLKKNKLNGRVPVTGQDADVQGLQNILAGDQCMTVYKAIKQEADAAADLAIALAKGEKKDTGQSVKDPEGGRDVPAVLLAPKPIYLENVKDVVADGFVTKAALCANEFAALCTKAGVS encoded by the coding sequence ATGCGCAAAGGGATCCTCACCATCGCTGCCGCCGGGCTACTGGTAACCGGCAGCCTCGCCGCCTGCGGCGAGACGTCCGACAACGCCGGCAGCGCCAGGACGCCGAAGATCGGCGTGATCCTGCCGGACAGCGCCACCTCGGCCCGGTGGGAGACCGCCGACCGCAAGTACCTCAAGGAGGCATTCGAAGCCGCCGGCGTCCAATACGACATCCAGAACGCCCAGGGCGACAAGGCCCAGTTCCAGACCATCGCCGACCAGATGATGACCAGCGGGGTCACCGTACTGATGATCGTCAACCTGGACTCCGGCACCGGCAAGGCCGTACTGGACAAGGCCAGGTCCCAGGGCGTGGCCACCATCGACTACGACCGGCTCACCCTCGGCGGCTCGGCGAGCTACTACGTCAGCTTCGACAACGTCGCGGTCGGCAAGCTCCAGGGCGAGGGCCTGGTCAAGTGCCTCGCCGACAAGGGCGTCAAGGACCCGGTGGTGGCGGAACTCAACGGCTCGCCCACCGACAACAACGCCACCCTGTTCAAGACCGGTTACGACTCGGTCCTCAACCTGAAGTACGAGGCCAAGGAGTTCGTCAAGGGTCCGGACGTCTCCGTACCGGAGTGGGACAACACCCAGGCCGGCACCATCTTCGAGCAGATGCTGACCCAGCAGCGCGGAAAGATCGACGGAGTGTTGGCCGCCAACGACGGCCTGGGCAACGCGGTCATCTCGGTGCTGAAGAAGAACAAGCTCAACGGTCGGGTCCCGGTCACCGGTCAGGACGCCGACGTACAGGGCCTACAGAACATCCTCGCCGGTGACCAGTGCATGACCGTCTACAAGGCGATCAAGCAGGAGGCCGATGCCGCTGCCGACCTGGCGATCGCACTGGCCAAGGGCGAGAAGAAGGACACCGGGCAGTCGGTGAAGGACCCGGAGGGCGGTCGTGACGTCCCCGCCGTCCTGCTCGCCCCGAAGCCGATCTACCTGGAGAACGTCAAGGACGTGGTCGCCGACGGCTTCGTCACCAAGGCCGCCCTGTGCGCCAACGAGTTCGCCGCGCTCTGCACCAAGGCCGGCGTGAGCTAA
- a CDS encoding ATP-binding cassette domain-containing protein: MSATPLLELRGIDKSFGPVQVLRDVAFTVQPGEVTALVGDNGAGKSTLVKCISGIYPTDSGEFWFEGRAVNVNSPRDAAALGIEVVYQDLALCDNLDIVQNMFLGREKRTGLVLDEATMEQLAAETLAGLSVRTVKSLRQHVSSLSGGQRQTVAIAKAVLWNSKLVILDEPTAALGVAQTAQVLELVRRLADNGLAVVLISHNMNDVFAVSDRIAALYLGQMVAQVKTTDITHAQVVELITAGRTGGLDLTAADTDPDPDPDSTAGTDAADIPGTVGTPGVETADTDTADSDADPTGATR; encoded by the coding sequence GTGTCCGCGACCCCCCTGTTGGAACTGCGCGGGATCGACAAGAGTTTCGGTCCGGTCCAGGTCCTACGTGACGTCGCCTTCACCGTCCAGCCAGGCGAGGTGACCGCGCTCGTCGGTGACAATGGTGCCGGCAAGTCGACCCTCGTCAAGTGCATCAGCGGCATCTATCCCACCGACAGCGGCGAGTTCTGGTTCGAGGGCCGAGCGGTCAACGTCAACAGCCCCCGGGACGCCGCCGCGCTCGGCATCGAGGTGGTCTACCAGGACCTCGCCCTCTGCGACAACCTCGACATCGTCCAGAACATGTTCCTCGGCCGGGAGAAGCGCACCGGACTGGTGCTCGACGAGGCGACCATGGAACAACTGGCCGCCGAAACCCTCGCTGGCCTGTCGGTACGCACCGTCAAGTCGCTACGGCAACACGTCTCCAGCCTCTCCGGCGGTCAGCGGCAGACCGTGGCGATCGCCAAGGCGGTGCTGTGGAACAGCAAACTGGTCATCCTCGACGAACCCACCGCCGCGCTGGGCGTCGCGCAGACCGCCCAGGTGCTCGAACTGGTCCGCCGGTTGGCCGACAACGGCTTGGCCGTCGTGCTCATCTCACACAACATGAACGACGTCTTCGCCGTCTCCGACCGGATCGCCGCCCTCTATCTCGGCCAGATGGTCGCCCAGGTGAAGACCACCGACATCACCCACGCCCAGGTGGTCGAGCTGATCACCGCCGGACGTACCGGCGGGCTCGACCTGACCGCCGCCGACACCGACCCTGACCCTGACCCCGACTCCACCGCCGGCACCGACGCCGCCGACATCCCCGGAACTGTCGGCACCCCCGGCGTCGAAACCGCTGACACAGACACCGCCGACTCCGACGCCGACCCCACAGGAGCCACCCGATGA